The segment tattGTAAATACCACTAAATGTATGCTTAAAAATATAAAGTCATCATCCGATAGATAAGAAGatatttacatttatagaaattttaattgtCATAAGTTTTTGGTTCTTATAAATATcaacacttaatatatatatatatatatatatatatatatatatatatatatgcagtgcggttcggttttttgcggtttttgtgagactagaaaccgcaccgcaccgagtattttcggtttttgcaaaactaaaagccgcaccatcggttttcatttcggtttcggtttatacggttttttcggttttttttgTTTGCGTTTCGGTTTTTGCTCCCCCCTACACCTAGCCGATTAGTCCCTTGACcctagtccaccgactagctaacgtcaaaCATTTTTtgcaacctttatatatatatacatatatatatatatatatatatatatatatatatatatatatatatatatatatcccaggCGGCATttgtcttttttcttttttttttccaaaagctTGTCTTGGCCTTTTTTGTGTATGGAGCTATGGCTGTTAATCGGGCCAATTCGATTGAGTTTCGGGTTAAACgggtcgggttagtcgggttttCACAAAAAATAATTTAACTTGACACCCGACCCTGTTAAGGTATGAGTTGGTCGGGTCCGGGTTAATCGGGTTAATAGTGTCGGGTTAGCCGGGTTAGTCGGGTTAATACACTAAACACTTAATTTAAACATAATATATATGGTTTTTTCAAGAGTGCAATATGATATAAACCCAAACCATATTTTTAACTCTTTTCTTAACATCAAGAATGCATACAAagtgaaataaattaaaaataatatattatggACCTCATGGTTATTACAAGATACGAGAAAGCATGCATACCATAATAGCTAAAAGAGTTCTtccattataaatattaaatacatGAACTTTCAATCTCTAGTTAACGATCAACACCATGTAGTTTATTCATATTTATAGTTAGTTTAAAGTAGAAATAActatcaaaataaaatatttacttTCTCAGCCACTCTAGTACTTTTGAGAGTGGAAGTTTTATATCTTTTTGGACTTCAACTTCACAGATGGGAGTTACTTGACCCTCGtatgcttctagagtcacaaaaatttacattttcaaaggGTTTGCAGTCATTTTGTATTATTCAAGTAGAGAGCAGTGGAATATGTAAAGGTTGTGAATTCCTAACCGGGTTATTCAGGTTAACCCGAcaaacccaattttttttttttaaatcaaccctaaacccgatttgtagttagcgtcgggtttagggttgatttttacaaaaaaaataaaataaaataaaaatcgggtttcgggtcaacccgaataacccgatttAGAATTGTAACACTATTGAACCCGACCCTAATTACCTTATTCAATTTAGGGTCGGGTCGGGTTAATCAGGTTCGGATTTTTTTGACACCCCTAATTGTGGTGGTGGCGGTCATGAGTAGTGGCGGAGGTGGTGGGTGgtgtagtggtggaggtggtaatGGTGGTAGTAACAGTGGTGGTGGTGAGGGTGGTGGCGGAGGTGATGGCGGTGATGGTGGCAGTGATGGTATGGtcgtggtggtggaggtggaggtgaaaGGTAGTGTGGTGGTGACGGTGGTGGTGGGTGGGTATGGCAGTGGTGGTAATGGTTGTGTGTAGCGGGTGATGACGACGGTGatgtgtggtggtggtggttgtagcTGAGGTGGGTAGCGGTGGAAGTGGTTGATGGTGGTGGAGGTGATGGTGCTAATAGGTGGAGGGTGGTGGTAGCAGAGGTACCAGTGGTGGTGTGTagcggtggtggtgggtggtagtaATGGTAACGACAGGAGGGTTACATATGTAGTGTTAAAAGTAAAATGGGTAATATAGTAACATTCAACATTCTCACTAAGAAATTTTAATTCCTtaagtttttggatgaaatttatTTTCCCTCGTTGGAAGaaaaatttgactcatttagGAATCCAATTCTTTTTGAAAGTTTGAACCAAACGAAGGAAAGTGATGAAATTAAATTTCAATTCTTTCTAATTTTCAATAGAATCCAGCGAACCAAACGACATGTAAAGGATTTTGTTTTGTCGTAGCTGTCGCAAATCTGATAtttattaaagttttttttttttttttttttttttttcctttggtACTTCTGACATATTTTATTATATTGGTAATTTTTCATAGGTAATTTTCCCCCTTTTTAGTAGTTGCctgtttatatgtttaaaatggtgtGTTTATATTAGTAACAACTAACAAGTTGACAATTCGGAATATATAATTTATGTAAAAAACCATTTTCGTATATAAATAGACagaaaataaaacataatttaataaattaagttgtATCTAATCTCACAAATAAATTTGATTGAAAATTCATCTTAAGATAGATATTGCAATTTACTATAAAGCTTTTTTATAAAGAATGTTTTGACTTTTTAGAAGTAATACACAAGTTTATCGGGACAATGAACATATTCAGCACTGTACTAATAAAGAATTGAAAAGGGTTTtaagacttgaaaaattcaaaCTGTCCTCTAACGTCCTCCAATAATTGTCTCCATTATTTTCTCTTTGGGATTATATAAACTGTTAAACCAGATCATGCGAAAACAgaatgaatcataacataaaaaagaaataaaaaagaaacTTTTGTGGTTTTTAAGAGAACTTAAGTTGGTCAAAAGATGGCCATGTAACAAAACCATATCACGGGAATTCAGATAAAACTTCTCGGGGAGTCGGCCACCTTGCCGTGTTTCTCTATAAGGTAGCTCCATTTCTGTTCCCCATTCCCACTTTTTGAGCTGCAAACACCCCCCACCCCCACCTCTCTCCGGTGATTGATCTGATACACAGAATCCTTCATCTCTTTAGTGATATTCAGATATAACTCTATTATAAGTCATCCATATCTCTATCTTATAAATGATCCGAGTCTACTTAGTTATCTCTCACATCGGCAGCTTTATGCTTTCAGGTAATCTCGAAACCCGATGTTTAAAACACATATgaattcttttgaaaaatttatgATTTCTTTATCTCCTATAGGCAAATAGTAGCTGGTTTTTGGGAGGCCTGCATATATTATATGCATGAAATGTCTTTTGGTCTTGTAATTCAATATTTAGGATTAAATATTCATAAACAAAACGAAATCTTTGTTGTCTTTTGTCGTTTAGTGGAGCATGCATGCCGGCAACTAAAGACATAGATTTTGTCTTTGCTTATATTTTATTATTGCATTCTTTGAGTTGTATGGGGTAGATAGTAATAGAATTATCGTATCATTCGTAGTAGTTACCTAAAAAGTCCAACTTTTTGTTTGCCTGTTGGTTTGTCTTTCGATTTCTCTTTGCAGAGAACTAATGGAGGCCCAACCTCCAGCTGGTAGCGGTGGTGGTGCtcgtggtggtggaggtggtgagaTGAGGAAAGTCCACATCGTTTATTTTCTTAGTCATAAAGGACGTATCGAGCATCCACATCTCATTCGTGTTCATCATCACTCGCGCAATGGAGTTAGATTGAGAGGTTAGTAGTTACTGATATCAAATCATGAAATAGAAATCGTAGTGATGTGTATAATCGATCTGAGACTctattttctttcttttaatGTCATTGATGATGAAGATATTAAGAGATGGTTATCGGAGCTACGAGGGAAAGACATGCCAGAGAGCTTTGCTTGGTCATACAAGAGGTTTGATTTTTTTCTCGTTTTCTCTCTTTTTAATGATCAATTCAACATACGGGATTTACCTAAGATTTCAAGAATCCTAATTCATTTGATGCTAAGGGAAATGCATTCTGTAATATGAAATGGTGTGAGTAACCTGATGATTGATGAGGGTTGATGTGATTCTTGTAGAAGGTACAAGGCTGGATATGTATGGCAAGACCTACTGGATGAAGATCTTATAACCCCAATCTCTGATAATGAATATGTCCTTAAAGGTTCAGAAATTTCCTCCATCACTATCACTAATGGTAATTTTCACTTTCCTTTGTTAGAGTTTTGATTACTATTCACCATATAAGTCCCAAAAAAGAGGGTTGGGCTCTTGGAGTAATGGGTTAAAACACTTCAAATTTTATGACATGTTATATGTTGAATTGAGCTACAATACttttcgtgtttttttttttggtatttcacAAAAAGCTAATAATTCTAAATAAGATTCACATAGTTCTTGTTAAGAACAATAATCCAAAATAAGACAATTTTCAAGGATGTAATTACTACACAAACATTTTTAGTATGACCCGTTAATTACCTTGTTAACTAATTCTTTAAAATCCACCTATTTCACTAGGTAGCAATAAGATGCTATCCAAATCCACTTATTTACATATAAAATTGTTGAGATTAACCCTTCTCATTCCCCTAGTATACAAACTAGGATCAGCATTCAGTTCAACCAAGCTTAGAGTTCTCTAAATACATGGAATCTTAATGTTCAATGTCGTATCACAGATCTTAGTTCATATGGAGAAGAAGAAGTGTCCAAACCAAAAAGCTCTCCCTCATTCAAGGTTGACATCAAAGATCCAACAATCTCTTTAGTGAAAGAAACAGAAGAGAATTCGATCAACTTATCAACAAAAACGTCATTTGAAATTGAAGAATTGCCTTCGTATTATGGCTCTGAAACCTCAACGGAAGACACAACAAAGCAGCAAGAAGATTATCAATTTCTTGGCCCATGTAAACATGCAGAAGTACGAAGCCAAAAGAAAACTGAGCTtgattccttatttgataattacttgaacaaaaacaagaacgataatacAAACAAGAAGGATGGAAACCAGAAAGAAACGAGTAGTTCCAAGTCGTCCCCATCATTAAATAATTCGTGTGGAAGATTGGGTGCATCTCATATGTTTCTGAATTTGCTCACCTGTGGGATTGTAGACGCCAATGAATCAGCTGTGTCTGTAATCAACAGAAGAAATAGTACATCTTCTATGATGAATGTAGCTTCCAGTAAGGATAAAAATATCGGACAAGTTGTAAAAGGAGACAAAATTGGGGGATCTGAAAGGGTTTTCAGAGGCCATTGGCCCACTTTAGAGCAACAAAGAGAGAGCAGGTAAAATGATCAGAAAGCTTAATCATAATACCCTTCGATTCTCTTTTTAATTCTTGTTGTTTCTTGCTCTTGTGTTTTTTTCAAATTTGAATGCTTCaataatcatatattatatatgttttgTACAGGAAGGAGGGATCAAAGAAGAGTTATAACCTCAATGACTCTAGTAACAAAAAGACATTTCCAGTTGGTTATAAGTTTGTGAATGGCCCTTATTGCTCGTAAGTTCAATTCTTAATCTCAACATCATCTCAAAAGAAAcatataacaaaataaattttgaagTATAGTTTATGTTGATTTCTAATATTCTTGAAATTCATATCTAATTGATGCATGACAAACATTTTGTATTTTTGATGCAGGCAATGTGGGAGGCAATTCAATCCTGAGAAACTTCACACCCACATGAAGTCATGTAGAGGATTGAAATCTTTGATTAAGGCTGCAAAATCGAAGTTCTAAAGCTGCTGAAAACATTAAATCACCACTGTTTCAAACTTTaacttgacatatacacacacaTTTTAGTTTCTTTTATAGGATTTAGACACTAGTTATTGATTACTCTTACAGATAATTCTGTAAAGAAGTTTTCTTTTAACAATCTCCAAATCTCTTCAATGTAAAATCTCCCCAAAGTAATGCATAGCAGTTAATTCAGAAAGTTGCATAAGAAAATGTTGGCTAATGCTTCTGCTTCTAAACTTTTGTCTTCAGAGGTTTCCgaacttttatattataaatggtattaatttaagtaaaagtatttatgTTATGCAGGTagtattttatttattaagaGTTTTCCAACTACAATGGTTATTGATAAACAAATTATGAAATACGGTATTCACAAAACTAATTCATACAAAGTTCTTTAACAACGAGATTTCTTGCTCTATTGATGGTCA is part of the Lactuca sativa cultivar Salinas chromosome 7, Lsat_Salinas_v11, whole genome shotgun sequence genome and harbors:
- the LOC122195169 gene encoding uncharacterized protein LOC122195169 produces the protein MSSGGGGGWCSGGGGNGGSNSGGGEGGGGGDGGDGGSDGMVVVVEVEVKGSVVVTVVVGGYGSGGNGCLRWVAVEVVDGGGGDGANRWRVVVAEVPVVVCSGGGGW
- the LOC111891154 gene encoding protein SOSEKI 1 → MEAQPPAGSGGGARGGGGGEMRKVHIVYFLSHKGRIEHPHLIRVHHHSRNGVRLRDIKRWLSELRGKDMPESFAWSYKRRYKAGYVWQDLLDEDLITPISDNEYVLKGSEISSITITNDLSSYGEEEVSKPKSSPSFKVDIKDPTISLVKETEENSINLSTKTSFEIEELPSYYGSETSTEDTTKQQEDYQFLGPCKHAEVRSQKKTELDSLFDNYLNKNKNDNTNKKDGNQKETSSSKSSPSLNNSCGRLGASHMFLNLLTCGIVDANESAVSVINRRNSTSSMMNVASSKDKNIGQVVKGDKIGGSERVFRGHWPTLEQQRESRKEGSKKSYNLNDSSNKKTFPVGYKFVNGPYCSQCGRQFNPEKLHTHMKSCRGLKSLIKAAKSKF